The Methylobacterium currus genome contains a region encoding:
- a CDS encoding zinc-dependent alcohol dehydrogenase encodes MRHRQASGSGTAEIVRALWYSAAGQAELRQERLSPPGPDGVRARTLWTALSRGTERLVFEGRVPASVAGRMRAPAQSGEFPFPVKYGYCAVAETEDGERVFALQPHQEAFVAPRAALCPLPEGLPPRRAVLAANMETALNALWDSGAGPGDRIAVVGGGVVGLLVAHLCAGLPGADVCLIDRDPARAGTARALGLAFALPEAVAPEADIVFHASASEAGLALALSLAGEEAGIVELSWYGETAVAAPLGLAFHAKRLRLVASQVGAVAASRRPRWSHRRRLLKALDLLRDDRLDALLTEEVAFDDLPAALPRLLGPGAPGLCTVIRY; translated from the coding sequence TTGCGGCATCGTCAGGCATCCGGGAGCGGCACCGCGGAGATCGTGCGGGCGCTCTGGTATAGCGCAGCCGGTCAAGCGGAGCTGCGGCAAGAGCGCCTGTCCCCACCGGGTCCGGACGGGGTGCGGGCGCGCACCCTGTGGACGGCTCTGAGCCGGGGCACCGAGCGGCTGGTCTTCGAGGGCCGCGTGCCCGCTTCGGTGGCCGGGCGGATGCGGGCGCCGGCGCAAAGCGGCGAGTTCCCGTTCCCGGTCAAGTACGGCTACTGCGCGGTGGCCGAGACGGAGGACGGCGAGCGCGTCTTCGCGCTCCAGCCGCACCAGGAAGCGTTCGTCGCGCCCCGGGCGGCGCTCTGCCCCCTGCCGGAGGGCCTGCCGCCGCGTCGCGCCGTGCTCGCCGCCAACATGGAGACGGCGCTGAACGCCCTGTGGGATTCCGGCGCCGGGCCGGGGGACCGGATCGCGGTGGTCGGCGGCGGGGTGGTCGGGCTCCTCGTCGCCCATCTCTGCGCCGGCCTTCCGGGAGCGGATGTCTGCCTGATCGACCGCGATCCCGCCCGGGCCGGGACGGCGCGGGCCCTCGGTCTCGCCTTCGCGCTGCCGGAGGCGGTGGCGCCCGAGGCCGACATCGTCTTCCATGCCAGCGCCAGCGAGGCCGGGCTGGCGCTCGCCCTGTCGCTCGCCGGGGAGGAGGCTGGAATCGTCGAGCTGAGCTGGTACGGCGAGACAGCCGTCGCCGCGCCGCTCGGCCTCGCCTTCCACGCCAAGCGCCTGCGCCTCGTCGCCAGCCAGGTCGGGGCGGTGGCGGCCTCGCGCCGCCCGCGATGGAGCCACCGGCGCCGCCTCCTCAAGGCGCTCGACCTGCTGCGCGACGACCGCCTCGACGCCCTCCTCACCGAGGAGGTCGCCTTCGACGACCTGCCCGCCGCTCTGCCGCGCCTCCTTGGCCCCGGCGCGCCGGGCCTGTGCACCGTGATCCGCTATTGA
- a CDS encoding mannose-1-phosphate guanylyltransferase/mannose-6-phosphate isomerase — MFEKDCLIHPVILCGGSGTRLWPASRESFPKQFLPLAEPGRSSFQATAARLTDGASFARPAVISANDARFLVAEQLAQAGVQADILLEPCRRDSAPAVAVAALHAAARDPQALVLILPADHAVGDDAAFVRAARAARAGAMAGHIMTLGITPTGPSTAYGYIQPGAPLPGETGAHTVARFLEKPDAARAAGLIADGALWNGGYFLFRADVMLDELEAHAPAVLEAAREALATAACDLDFVRLGEEAFGRAPQISIDYAVMERTRRAGVLPVDFPWSDIGTWGALWEVSPRDADGNALRGRTAVRDTRNSLVHSSGEILTTVVGLDDVVVVATDDAVLVTSRSAGAEVKGLVETLRRRGDPEADAHRLMYRPWGSYQRIDIGGRFQVKRITVKPGGRLSLQKHHHRAEHWVVVRGTAEVTVDGAVRLVHENEAAYLPIGCVHRLANPGKIPLELIEIQVGSYTGEDDIIRIEDVYGR, encoded by the coding sequence ATGTTTGAGAAGGACTGCCTGATCCACCCGGTGATCCTGTGCGGCGGATCGGGGACGCGGTTGTGGCCGGCCTCCCGCGAGAGCTTCCCCAAGCAGTTCCTGCCGCTGGCGGAGCCCGGCCGGTCGTCGTTCCAGGCCACCGCCGCGCGGCTCACCGACGGCGCCTCGTTCGCCCGGCCGGCGGTCATCTCCGCCAACGACGCCCGCTTCCTCGTCGCCGAGCAGCTCGCCCAGGCCGGGGTCCAGGCCGACATCCTGCTCGAGCCCTGCCGGCGCGATTCCGCCCCAGCCGTCGCCGTCGCGGCGCTCCACGCCGCCGCCCGCGATCCCCAGGCCCTGGTGCTGATCCTGCCCGCCGACCACGCGGTCGGGGACGACGCCGCCTTCGTGCGTGCCGCGCGCGCCGCCCGGGCCGGGGCGATGGCCGGGCACATCATGACGCTGGGCATCACGCCGACAGGCCCGTCCACCGCCTACGGCTACATCCAGCCCGGCGCGCCCTTGCCCGGCGAGACCGGCGCCCACACGGTCGCGCGCTTCCTGGAGAAGCCGGACGCCGCCCGCGCCGCCGGCCTGATCGCCGACGGCGCCTTGTGGAACGGCGGCTATTTCCTGTTCCGCGCCGACGTGATGCTGGACGAACTCGAGGCCCACGCGCCGGCGGTGCTGGAGGCCGCCCGCGAGGCCCTCGCGACGGCCGCCTGCGACCTCGACTTCGTGCGCCTGGGCGAGGAGGCGTTCGGGCGCGCGCCGCAGATCTCGATCGACTACGCCGTCATGGAGCGGACCCGCCGCGCCGGCGTGCTGCCGGTGGACTTCCCGTGGTCGGATATCGGCACCTGGGGAGCGCTGTGGGAGGTTTCACCGAGGGATGCCGATGGCAACGCGCTGCGCGGCCGGACCGCTGTGCGCGACACCCGCAACAGCCTGGTGCACTCCTCCGGCGAGATCCTGACCACGGTGGTCGGCCTCGACGATGTGGTGGTGGTGGCAACCGACGACGCGGTGCTGGTGACGAGCCGGAGCGCGGGCGCGGAGGTGAAGGGCCTGGTCGAGACCCTGCGGCGGCGGGGCGATCCGGAGGCGGATGCCCACCGGCTGATGTACCGGCCCTGGGGTTCCTACCAGCGCATCGATATCGGAGGACGCTTCCAGGTGAAGCGGATCACCGTGAAGCCGGGCGGACGGCTGTCGCTGCAGAAGCATCATCACCGGGCCGAGCATTGGGTGGTGGTGCGCGGGACCGCCGAGGTCACCGTGGATGGTGCGGTGCGCCTCGTGCACGAGAACGAGGCCGCCTACCTGCCGATCGGCTGCGTGCACCGGCTGGCCAATCCGGGCAAGATTCCGCTCGAGCTGATCGAGATCCAGGTCGGCAGCTATACCGGCGAGGATGACATCATCCGCATCGAGGATGTCTACGGTCGTTAA
- a CDS encoding (2Fe-2S)-binding protein: MIVCSCNVLSDGQVRACLNPGPGCPRTPAQVYACLGCSPKCGRCARTIRGILDRALVEAHAACTTTCGAACTLKDLKEEAA; the protein is encoded by the coding sequence ATGATCGTCTGTTCCTGCAACGTGCTCTCCGACGGCCAGGTGCGCGCGTGCCTCAATCCCGGCCCGGGCTGCCCGCGTACGCCCGCCCAGGTCTATGCCTGCCTCGGCTGCAGCCCGAAATGCGGCCGCTGCGCCCGCACGATCCGGGGCATCCTCGACCGGGCATTGGTTGAGGCGCACGCCGCCTGCACCACCACCTGCGGGGCGGCCTGCACCTTGAAGGACTTGAAGGAGGAGGCCGCCTGA
- a CDS encoding SAM-dependent methyltransferase codes for MSGFSPDWLALREPADHAARDAGLVSALARALPEPVRAVDLGCGTGSNLRALAPHLGPRQDWVLVDHDPALLSAARLRLAAWAEGTEAAGDGLILHRGGARIAVRFRALDLAADPEAALVGRPDLVTAAALFDLASERWIAAVAEAVAGAGAVFYTALTYDGQERWAPPHPADAAIHAAFLAHQAGDKGFGPAAGPGATAALETAFRSHGYAVETAASPWRLGSDAAALRHPLAEGTARAAQETGRVGAAEAAAWMTARLAPGTEAVIGHRDLLALPARGVASSGR; via the coding sequence ATGAGCGGCTTCAGCCCCGACTGGCTCGCCCTGCGCGAGCCCGCCGACCACGCCGCCCGCGACGCGGGCCTCGTCTCCGCCCTGGCACGGGCGCTGCCGGAGCCGGTGCGGGCGGTCGATCTCGGCTGCGGCACCGGCTCGAACCTGCGGGCGCTGGCGCCCCATCTGGGTCCCCGGCAGGACTGGGTGCTGGTCGATCACGATCCCGCCCTGCTCTCTGCCGCGCGGCTGCGCCTCGCCGCCTGGGCCGAGGGGACGGAGGCGGCCGGGGACGGCCTGATCCTGCATCGCGGCGGGGCGCGGATCGCCGTGCGGTTCCGCGCCCTCGATCTCGCGGCCGATCCGGAGGCGGCTCTCGTGGGGCGGCCGGACCTCGTCACCGCGGCGGCCCTGTTCGACCTCGCCTCGGAACGCTGGATCGCCGCCGTCGCGGAGGCGGTCGCAGGGGCCGGCGCCGTCTTCTACACCGCCCTGACCTATGACGGCCAGGAGCGCTGGGCGCCGCCGCACCCGGCCGATGCCGCGATCCACGCCGCCTTCCTGGCCCATCAGGCCGGCGACAAGGGGTTCGGGCCCGCGGCCGGCCCGGGCGCGACCGCGGCGCTGGAGACCGCCTTCCGGAGCCACGGCTACGCGGTCGAGACCGCCGCGAGCCCCTGGCGGCTCGGATCGGACGCGGCAGCGCTGCGGCACCCGCTCGCCGAGGGCACGGCGCGGGCGGCGCAGGAGACCGGGCGCGTCGGGGCAGCGGAGGCGGCGGCCTGGATGACCGCACGGCTGGCGCCGGGCACCGAGGCGGTGATCGGGCATCGCGATCTCCTGGCGCTGCCGGCCCGGGGCGTGGCGTCATCCGGACGGTGA
- the ribA gene encoding GTP cyclohydrolase II RibA yields MQSSSSVDPAAGRDQIDVERALAEIRAGRPVALSGRDPVLALSAEALEADTVAAFAALGTGQAAGQGARLVLPAPRLRRLGLTDRTEAGAVALPEIDPARIEALALRLDGRIDAPVAPASAGDTAALALMALAQVLPAVLVVPGEDVPPGTLAVAAEAVARYPGRQAAALRPVSRAPVPLASAPDSEFVVFRGGEGLRDQVAVVIGKPDLSEPVAVRLHSACLTGDLFGSLKCDCGDQLRGTAGWMAQHGGGIVLYLDQEGRGNGLANKIRAYDLQARGLDTYEADEALGFGLDQRRFDFAAAMLKALGVSRVRLLSNNPEKAASLEAAGLTVVETQRALGRITPENIRYLTAKRDRAGHALDLDAFACLDA; encoded by the coding sequence ATGCAGAGCAGCAGCAGTGTAGACCCGGCCGCGGGCCGGGACCAGATCGACGTCGAGCGGGCCCTGGCGGAGATCCGCGCCGGCCGCCCGGTGGCCCTGAGCGGCCGCGATCCCGTGCTCGCCCTGTCGGCGGAGGCGCTCGAGGCCGACACTGTCGCCGCCTTCGCGGCGCTAGGGACGGGACAAGCGGCAGGGCAAGGCGCCCGCCTGGTCCTGCCGGCGCCGCGCCTGCGCCGCCTCGGCCTGACCGATCGGACCGAAGCCGGCGCGGTCGCCCTGCCGGAGATCGACCCCGCCCGGATCGAGGCCCTGGCCCTGCGCCTCGACGGGCGGATCGACGCTCCCGTGGCGCCGGCCTCCGCCGGCGATACCGCGGCGCTCGCCCTGATGGCGCTGGCCCAGGTGCTGCCGGCCGTCCTGGTGGTGCCGGGCGAGGACGTGCCGCCCGGCACCCTCGCGGTCGCGGCGGAGGCGGTCGCCCGCTATCCGGGCCGGCAGGCCGCTGCCTTGCGGCCGGTCAGCCGGGCGCCGGTGCCGCTGGCAAGCGCGCCGGACAGCGAGTTCGTGGTCTTCCGCGGCGGCGAGGGCCTGCGCGATCAGGTGGCGGTGGTGATCGGAAAGCCGGACCTGTCGGAGCCGGTGGCGGTCCGGCTGCACTCGGCCTGCCTCACCGGCGACCTGTTCGGCTCGCTCAAATGCGATTGCGGCGACCAGCTGCGGGGCACCGCCGGCTGGATGGCGCAGCATGGCGGCGGCATCGTGCTCTACCTCGACCAGGAGGGCCGCGGGAACGGGCTCGCCAACAAGATCCGCGCCTACGACCTGCAGGCTCGCGGGCTCGACACCTACGAGGCCGACGAGGCCCTCGGCTTCGGCCTCGACCAGCGCCGGTTCGACTTCGCGGCCGCGATGCTGAAGGCCCTCGGCGTGAGCAGGGTCCGGCTCCTGAGCAACAATCCCGAGAAGGCCGCGAGTCTGGAGGCCGCCGGGCTCACCGTGGTCGAGACCCAGCGGGCGCTCGGCCGGATCACGCCGGAGAACATCCGCTACCTGACGGCCAAGCGCGACCGGGCCGGCCACGCCCTCGACCTCGACGCCTTCGCCTGCCTCGACGCGTGA
- a CDS encoding cytochrome b, with the protein MTPRSYAPSQKVLHWAVAALIVALVPIALAMANLPDGPLKNALYEWHKSFGLTVLALALARILVRAARGAPPLVAGLPAWQRRAAHASHLALYVLIVLVPLLGWAGTSACCAPVMLYFTLPLTLPVSGGMPVGEAILRVHQVAAFTLVALVALHAGAALHHHLVRRDGTLRRMWPGRG; encoded by the coding sequence ATGACCCCGCGCAGTTACGCCCCGTCCCAGAAGGTGCTGCACTGGGCCGTCGCCGCCCTGATCGTCGCCCTGGTGCCGATCGCGCTCGCCATGGCCAACCTGCCAGACGGGCCTCTGAAGAACGCGCTCTACGAGTGGCACAAGTCGTTCGGGCTCACCGTGCTGGCGCTGGCGCTGGCGCGGATCCTGGTGCGCGCCGCCCGCGGCGCCCCGCCCCTGGTGGCTGGCCTGCCCGCCTGGCAGCGGCGGGCGGCCCACGCCTCGCACCTCGCGCTCTACGTCCTGATCGTGCTGGTGCCGCTGCTCGGCTGGGCCGGCACCTCGGCCTGCTGCGCGCCGGTGATGCTGTACTTCACCCTGCCCCTCACCCTGCCGGTCTCCGGCGGCATGCCGGTGGGCGAGGCGATCCTCAGGGTGCACCAGGTCGCGGCCTTCACGCTGGTGGCGCTGGTGGCGCTGCACGCGGGTGCGGCCCTGCACCATCATCTGGTGCGGCGGGACGGGACCTTGCGGCGGATGTGGCCGGGGCGGGGATGA
- a CDS encoding glycosyltransferase family 4 protein, whose product MRLVLAVPGDLSAPTGGYAYARQLLAHLPAQGVAVTHLALPGGFPDPTPDDLARTAALLGEGPADAALLVDGLAYGALPPEVIRAAGRPVAALVHHPLGYETGLPPERAAALVAGERTALALASRVVATSRYTARLLAAEFGVPSGRIAVAEPGTAPAARVAPRPGPQVRLLSVGTVSPRKGYDVLVRALATLTDLDWSLTIAGSLDRAPDCAAALRDQIAASHLRNRITLAGTVTPEALDRLSAEADLAVSASLFEGYGMALAEALARGLPLVATSGGAAAETAPAGAGLTVPPGDAAALAAALRALIADPARRAEAAAASWAAGRRLPGWPDTAAAIAAFLRTSA is encoded by the coding sequence ATGCGCCTCGTCCTCGCCGTTCCGGGCGACCTGTCGGCGCCGACCGGCGGCTACGCCTATGCCCGCCAGCTCCTGGCGCACCTGCCGGCGCAGGGGGTGGCGGTGACGCATCTCGCCCTGCCGGGCGGGTTCCCGGACCCGACCCCCGACGACCTCGCCCGCACCGCCGCGCTCCTGGGGGAGGGGCCGGCCGACGCCGCGCTCCTCGTCGACGGGCTCGCCTACGGGGCGCTGCCGCCCGAGGTGATCCGCGCCGCCGGGCGCCCGGTGGCGGCGCTCGTGCACCATCCCCTCGGCTACGAGACCGGCCTGCCGCCGGAGCGGGCAGCGGCGCTGGTCGCCGGCGAGCGCACGGCGCTGGCACTGGCCTCCCGCGTCGTCGCGACGAGCCGCTACACCGCGCGGCTGCTGGCGGCCGAATTCGGCGTGCCGTCCGGGCGGATCGCGGTCGCCGAGCCGGGCACGGCGCCCGCCGCACGGGTGGCGCCGCGGCCGGGCCCGCAGGTCCGGCTCCTCTCGGTGGGGACCGTCTCTCCGCGCAAGGGCTACGACGTCCTGGTGCGGGCGCTCGCGACGCTGACCGACCTCGACTGGTCGCTGACGATCGCCGGCAGCCTCGACCGGGCGCCGGACTGCGCCGCTGCCTTGCGCGACCAGATCGCCGCGTCGCATCTTCGGAACCGCATCACGCTGGCCGGCACGGTGACGCCGGAGGCGCTCGACCGGCTCTCTGCCGAGGCCGACCTCGCGGTCTCGGCCTCGCTGTTCGAGGGCTACGGCATGGCGCTGGCGGAAGCCCTGGCAAGGGGGCTCCCCCTCGTCGCCACCTCAGGCGGCGCTGCCGCCGAGACGGCGCCGGCGGGCGCCGGCCTCACGGTGCCGCCCGGCGACGCGGCCGCCCTCGCCGCCGCCTTGCGCGCGCTGATCGCCGATCCGGCCCGCCGGGCCGAGGCTGCCGCCGCGTCCTGGGCCGCCGGGCGGCGCCTGCCGGGCTGGCCCGACACCGCCGCGGCCATCGCCGCCTTCCTGAGAACTTCCGCCTGA
- the mdoH gene encoding glucans biosynthesis glucosyltransferase MdoH yields MPQTDSSVVTLAEGASRAPLTTPTGLQACITLRRRRWLVLGLCLATVLGLAAGLWAVLAQDGFDGLDLALLACGLATLPWTVLGFWNAAIGFLLLRAGRTGVLAAAPHAAAGEGEAPLHLTTAVVMTLRNEDPGRALSRLALVRESLERTGHGSAFQYHVLSDSDDPGIIGAEEAWVAAWRAGLPGTGAARIHYRRRRDNAGYKAGNLQDFCARSDADLMLPLDADSLMTGPAILRLVRIMQAHPRLGILQSLAIGAPASSAFARLFQFGMRHGMLPYTLGAAWWGAECGPFWGHNALVRIAPFSAHCRLPPLRGGGAVLSHDQVEAVLMRRAGYEVRVLPIEEGSFEDNPPTLLDHLTRDARWCRGNLQYLRLPALPGLEPMSRFQLAWAVMMFLNPPALTLVLLLLTWRAATHAGPAAGAAELYLVWLLLSLAPKLAGYAAVLAHGRARAAHGGGVRFLAGMMAEIAASFLLLGAASVRLTAVMIGLALGRAGLWTAQDRDARGVRWGEAFRALGGVTLFGIVVCGALALVSPVLLAWSLPLTLGSLLAVPFCVLTAAPGTGRAMVRVGLCATREEIAPPWEIARLGEERDGLVSG; encoded by the coding sequence ATGCCGCAAACCGACTCCTCGGTGGTCACCCTCGCGGAAGGGGCCTCCCGCGCTCCTCTCACGACGCCGACGGGCCTGCAAGCCTGCATCACCCTGCGTCGCCGGCGCTGGCTGGTGCTCGGGCTCTGCCTCGCCACCGTCTTGGGCCTCGCGGCGGGCCTCTGGGCGGTGCTGGCGCAGGACGGGTTCGACGGGCTCGACCTGGCGCTCCTCGCCTGCGGCCTCGCCACCCTGCCCTGGACGGTGTTGGGCTTCTGGAACGCCGCGATCGGCTTCCTGCTCCTGCGGGCCGGCCGCACGGGCGTGCTGGCGGCCGCGCCCCACGCGGCGGCGGGCGAGGGGGAGGCTCCGCTCCATCTCACGACCGCCGTGGTAATGACCCTGCGCAACGAGGACCCGGGCCGGGCCCTGTCGCGCCTCGCCCTGGTGCGCGAGAGCCTGGAGCGCACCGGCCACGGCAGCGCCTTCCAGTACCACGTGCTGAGCGACAGCGACGATCCGGGCATCATCGGGGCCGAGGAGGCGTGGGTCGCGGCCTGGCGCGCCGGTCTGCCCGGGACGGGAGCGGCCCGGATCCACTACCGCCGGCGCCGCGACAATGCCGGCTACAAGGCCGGCAACCTGCAGGACTTCTGCGCCCGCAGCGACGCCGACCTGATGCTGCCCCTCGACGCCGACAGCCTGATGACCGGACCGGCGATCCTGCGCCTCGTGCGGATCATGCAGGCGCATCCGCGCCTCGGCATCCTGCAGAGCCTGGCGATCGGCGCGCCGGCGTCGAGCGCCTTCGCCCGGCTGTTCCAGTTCGGCATGCGCCACGGCATGCTGCCCTACACGCTCGGCGCCGCCTGGTGGGGGGCGGAATGCGGCCCGTTCTGGGGCCACAACGCGCTGGTGCGCATCGCCCCCTTCTCGGCCCATTGCCGGCTGCCGCCGTTGCGCGGCGGCGGGGCGGTGCTGTCGCACGACCAGGTCGAGGCGGTGCTGATGCGCCGGGCCGGCTACGAGGTCCGGGTGCTGCCGATCGAGGAGGGGAGCTTCGAGGACAATCCGCCGACGCTGCTCGACCACCTCACCCGCGACGCCCGCTGGTGCCGCGGCAACCTGCAATACCTGCGCCTGCCCGCCCTGCCGGGCCTCGAGCCGATGAGCCGGTTCCAGCTCGCCTGGGCGGTGATGATGTTCCTCAACCCGCCCGCCCTGACGCTCGTCCTCCTGCTCCTGACCTGGCGCGCCGCGACGCACGCTGGCCCGGCCGCCGGGGCCGCGGAACTCTACCTCGTCTGGCTCCTCCTGTCGCTTGCCCCGAAGCTCGCCGGCTATGCCGCCGTGCTGGCGCACGGGCGAGCGCGGGCGGCCCATGGCGGGGGCGTCCGCTTCCTCGCCGGGATGATGGCGGAGATCGCCGCCTCGTTCCTGCTGCTCGGCGCCGCGTCGGTGCGGCTCACGGCCGTGATGATCGGGCTCGCGCTCGGTCGGGCGGGGCTGTGGACGGCGCAAGACCGGGACGCAAGGGGCGTGCGCTGGGGCGAGGCGTTCCGCGCCTTGGGCGGCGTCACGCTGTTCGGCATCGTCGTGTGCGGGGCGCTCGCCCTCGTCTCGCCGGTGCTCCTCGCCTGGAGCCTGCCGCTCACCCTCGGCAGCCTGCTGGCGGTGCCGTTCTGCGTCCTCACGGCGGCGCCTGGGACGGGCCGCGCCATGGTCCGGGTAGGGCTCTGCGCGACGCGGGAGGAGATCGCGCCGCCTTGGGAGATCGCGCGGCTGGGCGAGGAGAGGGATGGGTTGGTGTCGGGGTGA
- a CDS encoding 6-pyruvoyl trahydropterin synthase family protein, which produces MYAVEVRDHVMIAHSFRGELFGPAQGLHGATFVVDVAFFRESLTPDGVVVDIGRASEALKAILAPLNYRNLDDLPEFSGENTTTEFLCGHIHRAMAAATRAGALGPGGEGVSRLRVTLHESHLARAWFEAPLA; this is translated from the coding sequence ATGTACGCCGTCGAGGTCCGCGACCACGTGATGATCGCCCACAGCTTCCGGGGGGAGCTGTTCGGGCCTGCGCAGGGGCTGCACGGGGCGACCTTCGTGGTCGACGTGGCGTTCTTCCGCGAGAGCCTGACCCCGGACGGGGTGGTGGTCGATATCGGCCGGGCGAGCGAGGCGCTGAAGGCGATCCTGGCGCCGCTCAACTACCGCAACCTCGACGACCTGCCGGAATTCTCAGGGGAGAACACCACCACCGAGTTCCTGTGCGGCCACATCCACCGGGCGATGGCCGCCGCCACGCGGGCCGGCGCTCTCGGCCCCGGGGGCGAGGGGGTGAGCCGGCTGCGCGTGACCCTGCACGAATCCCATCTGGCGCGGGCCTGGTTCGAGGCGCCGCTCGCCTGA
- the bfr gene encoding bacterioferritin yields MKGDAKVVEYLNRGLRSELTAVSQYWLHFRMLNDWGYIDLAKFWRKESIEEMNHADRFVDRILFLEGFPNLQELDPLRIGQNVQEIIECDLAAEVEARSLYLEAAQYCDSINDRVSKLLFEDLASDEEGHIDFLETQLELIRQVGLPLYAQRHIGGLEKIEPEAE; encoded by the coding sequence ATGAAGGGTGATGCCAAGGTCGTCGAGTACCTCAACCGCGGCCTGCGCAGCGAGCTGACCGCGGTGAGCCAGTACTGGCTCCACTTCCGGATGCTGAACGATTGGGGCTACATCGATCTCGCCAAATTCTGGCGCAAGGAATCGATCGAGGAGATGAACCACGCCGATCGCTTCGTCGATCGGATCCTGTTCCTCGAAGGCTTCCCGAACCTGCAGGAGCTCGACCCCCTGCGGATCGGGCAGAACGTGCAGGAGATCATCGAGTGCGACCTCGCCGCCGAGGTCGAGGCGCGCAGCCTCTATCTCGAAGCCGCGCAATACTGCGATTCGATCAACGACCGGGTGTCGAAGCTGTTGTTCGAGGACCTGGCCTCCGATGAAGAGGGCCATATCGACTTCCTCGAGACCCAGCTCGAGCTGATCCGCCAGGTCGGTCTGCCGCTCTACGCCCAGCGCCATATCGGCGGCCTGGAGAAGATCGAGCCCGAGGCCGAGTGA